The Lactuca sativa cultivar Salinas chromosome 2, Lsat_Salinas_v11, whole genome shotgun sequence genome includes a window with the following:
- the LOC111885130 gene encoding uncharacterized protein LOC111885130, whose protein sequence is MKSKQPFGYQKRKKRKPDEENRKVDVGVVDKFIHRQPFEEHTEENVEEHIKEHVEENIKEQEHVEVEETEEHEPVKDLVDIYDLRRWEKLNSDEIKFFIEKGPKEITVLLVKFLAKHNLAFHGSNDKLYKKGNGNFFGVIEMLEEFDPVIKEHVQRITSEGLHVHYLGHLIQNELISLLAEEIKKELIKKIKKTKYHSIKLDCFLNVDDTSGKGLFDITLEVLNSLGLQINDMRGQGYDNGENMKGKHQGDVRESLLQVGEKDYDVAIASEAMSLAEKELSDFEFLVSTVVWYEVLNHVNIESKKLQSKDMHLDNAITEINKLIGHFKDH, encoded by the exons ATGAAGTCTAAGCAACCATTCGGTTATCAAAAACGTAAAAAGAGAAAACCAGatgaagaaaatagaaaggttGATGTCGGTGTTGTAgataagtttatccatagacaacCTTTTGAAGAGCACACTGAAGAGAATGTTGAAGAGCACATTAAAGAGCATGTTGAAGAGAACATTAAAGAGCAAGAGCATGTAGAAGTAGAAGAGACAGAAGAGCATGAGCCTGTTAAAGATCTTGTTGATATATATGATCTAAGAAGGTGGGAAAAACTTAACTCTGATGAGATTAAATTTTTTATTGAGAAAGGTCCTAAAGAGATAACAGTATTAT TAGTGAAGTTTCTTGCTAAACATAATTTAGCATTTCATGGATCCAATGATAAGTTGTATAAAAAAG GTAATGGAAATTTTTTTGGTGTCATTGAAATGTTGGAAGAGTTTGACCCGGTTATCAAAGAGCATGTCCAACGGATCACAAGTGAAGGGCTTCATGTGCATTATCTTGGCCACCTAATCCAAAATGAACTAATATCTTTGCTAGCTGAAGAAATTAAAAAAGAACTTATAAAGAAGATAAAGAAAACAAAGTACCACTCAATCAAACTTGATT GTTTTTTGAATGTTGATGATACCTCCGGAAAAGGATTATTTGATATTACACTTGAAGTGTTAAATTCTCTTGGTCTTCAAATTAATGATATGCGTGGTCAAGGCTATGATAATGGGGAAAACATGAAAGGAAAACACCAAGGa GATGTACGGGAATCTTTACTTCAAGTTGGAGAAAAAGATTATGATGTTGCAATTGCAAGTGAAGCAATGTCACTAGCAGAAAAAGAACTTAGTGACTTTGAATTTTTGGTATCAACTGTTGTTTGGTATGAAGTACTAAACCATGTGAATATTGAGAGTAAGAAGTTACAATCAAAGGATATGCATCTTGATAATGCTATTACAGAAATAAACAAATTGATTGGGCACTTTAAGGATCATTGA